A window of Ananas comosus cultivar F153 linkage group 4, ASM154086v1, whole genome shotgun sequence contains these coding sequences:
- the LOC109709669 gene encoding proteasome subunit beta type-2-B-like — MECVFGMVGDGFAVVAADTSAVHSILVHKTDEDKVMLLDSHKLLGASGEGGDRVQFTEYIQKNMHLYQFRNGIPLTTAAAANFTRGELATALRKNPYFVNILLAGYDKDIGPSLYYIDYIATLHKIDKGAFGYGSYFSLSMMDRHYHPGMSVEEAIDLVDNIIAEIRSRLVIAPPNFVIKIVDQDGARVYGWRESIKDVDIPKA, encoded by the exons ATGGAGTGCGTGTTCGGGATGGTGGGCGACGGGTTCGCCGTGGTCGCGGCGGACACCTCCGCCGTACACAGCATCCTCGTCCACAAAACCGACGAGGACAAGGTCATGCTCCTCGACTCCCACAAGCTCCTCGGCGCCTCTGGCGAGGGCGGCGACAG GGTGCAGTTCACGGAGTACATACAGAAGAACATGCACCTCTACCAGTTTAGGAACGGAATCCCcctcaccaccgccgccgccgccaacttCACCCGTGGCGAGCTTGCCACCGCCCTCCGGAAG AACCCATATTTCGTTAACATATTACTAGCTGGCTACGACAAGGATATCGGCCCGTCTCTCTACTACATTGACTACATTGCAACTCTTCACAAAATCGACAAGGGTGCTTTTGGGTACGGATCCTATTTCTCCTTGTCTATGATGGACCGGCATTACCACCCCGGCATGTCCGTGGAAGAAGCCATCGATCTTGTCGACAATATCATTGCAGAAATCCGGTCGAGACTGGTCATCGCTCCACCAAACTTTGTGATTAAGATCGTTGACCAGGATGGAGCTAGGGTTTATGGTTGGCGCGAGTCAATCAAGGACGTCGACATACCAAAAGCTTGA
- the LOC109708768 gene encoding cupincin-like — MRRRCEQRCEEKQRERESERERERGREVFFANPREVPAERRLEQCRRQCEEAGGRRGEQQRHQCEQRCWERYREERQQEQQDAGVSDQDPQEKLQQCRRWCEERHQGDRRERRRCEEQCDEKYSEERGRGRGNPRREEEKEEEEEEEERGGENPYVFEPQSFKHRLRSEHGHFKVLKKFHKQSNLLIGIANYRLAILELNPQTFAMPNHWDADDICYVIKGRGTVTILRKEENKEERESHEINKGDIMQVPAGSIVYVINSDRREKLTVAKLLQPVSTPGRFEHFFGAGGKNPESFFSTFSNEVLEAAFNTPRDKLERIFGRQRKGAIIRATEEQIRAMSRHHSGEGGRWPFGESVTKGPFNLLKKRPAYSNRHGQLYEADSNDYRPLKKLNVEVSFANLSSGSMIAPFYNTHATKIALVTEGRGYVELVCPHLAGQRWEGQGQREGQRDEEEGGKEGGRGQHGQRYQRVHAQVSPGTVFVIPPGHPAVEVASRDQNLQVICFEIRAENNQKVFLAGRNNILNKMEREAKELSFDASAREVDEVFNAQKEEVLLAGPEEWQRGGRGGKSEYGGRDMASIVEVVAGF, encoded by the exons ATGCGTCGCCGCTGCGAACAACGGTGCGAAGAGAAgcagagagaaagggaaagcgagagagagagggagagggggagggaagTGTTCTTCGCGAACCCCCGCGAAGTCCCCGCGGAGCGCCGGCTCGAACAATGCCGTCGGCAGTGTGAAGAGGCCGGCGGCCGCCGCGGGGAGCAACAGCGCCACCAGTGCGAACAACGGTGCTGGGAGCGTTACAGAGAAGAGAGGCAGCAAGAACAGCAAGATGCGGGGGTGAGTGATCAAGACCCTCAGGAGAAGCTACAGCAGTGCAGGCGGTGGTGCGAGGAGCGGCACCAAGGAGACCGGAGGGAGCGGAGGCGGTGCGAGGAGCAGTGCGACGAGAAATATAGTGAAGAGAGAGGAAGGGGACGAGGAAACCCTagaagagaggaggagaaggaggaggaggaagaagaggaggagaggggtgGAGAGAACCCTTATGTGTTTGAGCCCCAAAGCTTTAAACATAGGCTCCGGAGCGAGCACGGGCACTTCAAGGTATTGAAGAAGTTCCACAAACAATCGAACCTCCTGATCGGGATCGCGAACTATCGCCTCGCGATCCTCGAGCTGAACCCGCAAACTTTTGCCATGCCTAACCACTGGGATGCCGACGACATTTGCTACGTGATTAAAG GGCGAGGGACCGTGACAATTTTACGAAAGGAGGAGAACAAGGAGGAGAGGGAATCGCATGAGATAAACAAAGGAGACATTATGCAGGTGCCCGCAGGTTCGATCGTGTATGTGATTAACAGCGACAGGCGCGAGAAGTTGACCGTCGCTAAGCTTCTACAACCAGTCTCCACCCCAGGGCGCTTCGAG CATTTCTTTGGTGCTGGGGGAAAAAATCCGGAGTCCTTTTTTAGCACCTTCAGCAATGAAGTCTTAGAAGCAGCATTTAAT ACACCAAGAGACAAGCTGGAGAGGATCTTTGGGAGGCAGCGAAAGGGAGCAATAATTCGAGCAACCGAAGAACAAATCCGGGCGATGAGCCGCCACCACTCCGGCGAGGGCGGTCGGTGGCCCTTCGGCGAATCAGTGACTAAGGGCCCCTTCAACCTACTGAAGAAGCGCCCGGCTTACTCAAACCGCCACGGCCAGCTCTACGAGGCTGACTCCAACGACTACCGGCCGCTGAAGAAGCTCAACGTCGAAGTCTCCTTCGCCAACCTTAGCAGT GGATCCATGATAGCGCCGTTCTACAACACGCACGCGACCAAGATCGCGCTGGTGACGGAGGGGAGGGGCTACGTCGAGTTGGTGTGCCCCCACTTGGCCGGTCAACGCTGGGAGGGCCAGGGTCAACGCGAGGGTCAACGCGATGAGGAGGAGGGGGGAAAGGAGGGTGGTCGAGGTCAACATGGTCAACGCTACCAGAGGGTCCACGCCCAGGTGTCGCCGGGGACGGTGTTCGTGATCCCGCCGGGCCACCCCGCCGTTGAGGTCGCCTCCCGCGACCAAAACCTCCAGGTGATCTGCTTCGAAATCCGCGCCGAGAACAACCAGAAGGTCTTCCTCGCAG GTAGGAACAACATACTAAACAAGATGGAGAGGGAGGCGAAGGAGTTGTCGTTTGACGCGTCGGCGCGGGAGGTGGATGAGGTGTTCAATGCCCAGAAAGAGGAAGTTCTCCTCGCGGGGCCGGAGGAATGGCAgcgaggggggagggggggcaAGAGCGAGTACGGCGGCCGCGACATGGCCTCGATCGTCGAGGTGGTCGCCGGCTTCTGA